DNA from Prevotella melaninogenica:
TTGACATTGCGATAGCATGGTGTCTTACCACTCCATGGGCTACCATATATCCATGTTTCTCCATCAATGATTCTCACGATAGGATTGTCATCGTTCATGAGGTCACTGCCTGGAATATAGCGTAGCCACATACTAACCTGGGTTGACTTACCTGTTCCGCTCTTGGCAATGAAGGCATAGCCATAGCCATTGTTACGAACAAGAGATGCGTGAATCAGCAAGGTTTTCTTATGTGCACCAGCAAAGGCAAAGATAAGCATCAATGCATTATTAAGTCCAAAGGTGCGCATATTCTTGGTGCCATTGAGTGCACAACGACAGTCAGAGAAGTCTTTATTACTCTGTAGCAGACAACAATCAGAGCCATTAATGTCCTTGATAATATACTGATAGCTACCATCATCAACACGATCCACAATAGTATCACCATTTCCTGTATCGAAAGCACGGATACGTTGTCTCCTTTCCTTTGGAACTGGTCGAAGCGTATCGTCAACCGTTAAGCGGAAAAAGACATTCTCTGAAACCTCTTTGATTCTGAAAGGTTCAAACGAACTTAGCAAGTGCATTCCGTTGACATCAGTCTCACGGAATATAATTTGTATATCAAAGTCTGCTATTCTGAAGTTATTTATTTCCATCTTTAGAGGCTCTGCTTACTTTGACTTTGTGGTTTTAGTATTCACTTGTGTCTCTTCGTTTGAAGTATAGTTGTCTGGTGTTATAGTCTTATAGCTGAACTCTGCATCAGAGATAGACTTAACTATATATTTCTTCTTACCCTTTTCGTATTTATTTTTCAAAGCTGTGAACTGTTTCATAGCTTTATTCTCATTCTCAGCATACATCGTAACGCAAGTTGGATAGCTTACCAAACCATTGTTCTGAAGGTAATAACGGAGTTGATATGAGTAGTCTTCACGATTAGCAAGGAACTTAGTACGGTCGTTTGCAAGGTAGGCATCCACTTTCTGGATATTGGTCATATAAACCGTTGAATCATTAAAAGAGGCTGCAAAACCAAACATATATACCTTTGCAGGCTTGTATCCTTTTGCGTTACTACTATTTACCCATCCCAGCAGGAGTATTGCTATAATTAATACCTGACGTAATTTCATCTTAAATTAATATCTTACAATGTTAATGTTATTGTCCTAAATAAGCCTTCAAAACCTTGCTATTGGATAGTTGGCGTAGGCGTCTTATTGCTTTTTCTTTAATCTGTCTTACCCGTTCACGTGTGAGATTATATTTACTTCCTATCTCTTCCAATGTCATTTCACGTTGGTTAATTCCGAAGTAAGCCTCTATAACCACCTTCTCTCTATCCTCAAGTATCTGTAAAGCTCTTCCAATTTCTTCCCGTAGACTCTCTTCAACCAACTCTTTATCAGTTGATGGTGTGTTATCATTAGGAATAACGTCAAGTAAGCTACTTTGCTCGTCGTCATAGAATGGAGCATCTACCGAGACATGACGTGAATTAACTTTCATTGCATCAACAATCTTGTCTTCTGGTATATCAGTGTTCTGTGCTATCTCATCAATACTCGGACGGCGTTCGTTCTCTTGTTCAAACTGTGTCAATATCTTATTGATTTTATTGACAGAGCTTACTTGATTTAGTGGTAATCTGATGATACGACTTTGTTCTGCTATTGCTTGCAAGATGCTTTGTCTTATCCACCATACAGCGTATGAGATAAACTTGAAGCCGCGTGTTTCATCAAACTTCTCTGCTGCTTTGATTAATCCTACATTACCTTCGTTAATAAGATCGGGCAGAGAAAGCCCCTGATTTTGATATTGCTTTGCAACTGAGACAACGAAGCGCAGGTTAGCTTTCGTCAGACGTTCTAAAGCTTTTCGATCACCATTTCGAATCTTTTGAGCAAGCTCAACTTCTTCTTCGATACTGATCATTTCTTCGTGACCGATTTCCTGCAGATACTTATCAAGAGAAGCACTCTCTCGATTCGTAATCGATTTTGTGATTTTCAATTGTCTCATGTGCTTAGCATTATTTTAAGTGATGGCAAATTTACACAAATTCAATGAGTTAAACAAATAAAAAAGTAAAAAACTCACATAAGAATCTATAATGATTTTGTGTTGTGTATTAGGTTTTTGGTCTTTTAACGGTTTCTTGTTGACTGATAGGTGTTTTATTGGTTTGTAATGGTTGAATATTCTTTTCATGTTCATACAACGTCTTTTAGTGCGATAAGAGGTGGTTAGATTTGGATTCTTGGTGGTTATTATGTTGCGTTTATAGGGTGAGAAGAGGGTTCTTACGATAAATGCATAGAACGTTAATAGAATAAGATTAATCCACTTACATGCTATGATTAGCTCCGATTAGATGGTTTTATAAAAGGGGATAAACTACATGATACGTGTAATTAGGTGTGATTTCCATTCGGTTTCTACAAACAACTTATTCCCTTATTAGTTGAAGTTTGTAAACTATTTTCATGTGATTCGAAACCAATATATGCTCTTTTGGCTTCTTAAAGACGCCTAATTGGCTTGCAAAAGATGCTCTTTAGAACCCTTATTAACGCCCTTTTGGAGTGCAATTAAGCACCTTTTGTTTTGCTGTTTTATAACTGATTGATATACTGTTGGTTATAAAGCTGCTTTTCATATGTGTTTTTGCCGTTGTTTATAGATGTTTTTACTTGGTATTATGTAATGATTTTTCAAGGTGTTGCCTATCAAAAAGTAATCCCCCATTCTTGTATCTAAAACCAAGAATGGGGGAATTCTTATTTTGTCAGCTTTTCAGCTGAAAGTTATCTGTCGTTAATCAGCAAGAGGAATAGCGAAGTAAGCCTTCTTACCAGTTGGGTAAATACCCTGAACGTAGAGAACTGGGTCCTTGCTGGTAGATGCCTTCTTAACGATATTCTGCAAGTCGTCAATATTCTTCACCATGGTCTCGTTTACATTCTGAATGATGAAGCCACGATTGATTCCGGCAGCCTTCAATGCACCATTGTTAACCTTCAGTACCTCAAGACCATAGTTGATGTTCAACTGCTTCTTAAGGGCATCTTGTACTGGACGGAACTGACCACCAAGAACGTCGATGTCAGCCTGCTCAATTACCTTTGTCGTACCCTGTGCATTCTTCAGTGTGATAGTCTTTGAAATCTCTTTCTTATTGCGGATGAAAGTAACGGTTGCCTTATCGCCAGGACGCTTGCTGTTGAGTGCCTGCTGAAGCTCAGACATACGTGTTACCTTTTGTCCGTCAAACTTAGTGATAACATCACCCTTTGTCAAACCTAAGGCTGCACCATTTCCTTCCTCTGAAACCTCGCTAACGTAAACACCTGCATTTGTACCAAGGTCAACGTTCTTGCCTTCTTCTTTCTGAGCATTGATGAAGTTCAGTACGTCACCACCTTGAATGCCGAGCATTACACGTTGTACGCTACCATACTTCTTAATATCATCAACAACCTTATTCATTATTGATGTAGGGATTGCAAAACCGTAACCACTATATGCACCAGTCTGTGAGTAGAGCATAGCGTTGATACCTACTAACTCACCCTGGGTGTTAACCAATGCACCACCAGAGTTACCTTGGTTGATGGCTGCGTCAGTCTGGATAAAGCTCTCGATACCATTGCGCGTAGCACCCAAACCACGTGACTTAGCACTTACGATACCAGCCGTTACGGTATTGTTGAGGTTGTAAGGGTTACCTACAGCAATTACCCATTCTCCAACTTTCAACTTGTCTGAGTCGCCAATAGGAAGGGTAGGGAGGTTTGTTGCGTTTACCTTTAGCAGTGCAAGGTCAGTCTGCTTGTCAGTGCCAACGATGCGAGCAGAGAACTCACGGTTGTCATTCAGTGTGACTGTCAATTCATCAGCACCCTCAACAACGTGATTATTCGTTACGATATAACCATCAGGTGAAATGATAACACCGCTACCTGTAGCCTCCTTCTTAGGAGTCTGAACCTGCTGACGGCGTGAACCATTACCTTGGTTAGGATTTCCAAAGAAACCGAATGGGTCAAAGAAACCACCAAATGGGTCATCTTGAACCTCAACGGTTTGTGTCTTAGAATTCTGTACATACTTAATGTGAACGACAGCTGGAAGCGCTTTCTCAGATGCGTATGTGAGGTCAACTGGCTGACCAGGAGCTACAACTGGGGCTTCTGCAGCATACACTTTGATGAAGGCGCCAGTAGAAAAGGCGAGGGCTGTAACACATGCCGCGCCTGCCAAATACTTTGATAAATTCTTCATATTCTTAATTATTTGTTCGTTAATTACGTTTTTATGTGTCAAGCCGTCATTATTTGTAAATGTCTTGTTGACATATTCTGGAATGCAAATATAGGAGCAAATTTTGTAAAACCGACAATTTGTCAGTTATCTTTATCCGATTTTAACAATTAAAATTTAACACTTAACGACTATTAATCTGATGTGATGTAAATTTTGCATTTATTTGTTTTGGGTAGTTGTTTTATTCCTAATTATCATCTTATTGTTTTAATAAGTTGACAAAATGAAAGGAAATGTAAGTCGTCGTATCATGTGGTTGATGTAATTCGACTCTTTGGAGAGGGCTTTTGGTGAGTGAATAATTTAATACTTATAGGCACTTAAAGGTATGGCAGAGATGCTAAAACTACTGTATGTTGTGATTATTTTTATGAAAAGAAATATTCATTGTCATGAAAATAATTTCGTAAAGGTATACTCTAATGTGTGTAAAGCATTGTTTTATAATACGTAGAGCATAGGTATAAATAGGTGTAAAGGTAGCTTTAAGAATCTTGTTTATAGCTTGATATGCTATTATGTTGTTATAATTATCTTAATGTCTATGTGTTTAGGTTCACACAATAACTTCTTTCTGTCTTTTTATACTATCTCTTTTCGTGGCTAAGTTTAGATTATCATTGAAATATTTTGGCTTTTCCATGTTTTCCATTATCTTTGCATTCTGATAAGGCAGTGTTCCGGCTCTGTCGCTGGCATCTGTAATGGATGCGAGAGGAAAGTCCGGGCAGCATAGGGCATCCTGCTTCCGAAAATAGAAGCTATTGGTGACAGTAGATGTAGGCAGAAGAAAATAACCGCCACGCAGTAATGTGTGGTAAGGGTGAGAAGGTGGTGTAAGAGACTACCAGCAGGCGGGTGATCGTCTGGCTGTGCCGTTCAGGAGCTGCAAGTTCATGTAAACCGTTGTTTGAGGGTAGCCCGCCCAAGCGCAAGCACAATGGAGGGTAGAATGCTTTAATTGCAAGGTGACTTGTAATATAGATAAATGACAGGCATCTTCCTATTATCGAAAGATGAGGAAGAAACAGAACCCGGCTTATAGGAACACTGTTTTATTTTTCTTTCATATACGCCCATCTTCTCACATTCTGTTTGGAATGATGGAGGAGAGTTGGGAGTTTTTTATTAATATAAAAACATTGGAGAATCATGAAAGATTTAGAAGAACAGTATGTAACTGTGTTGGATGATTTTCAACACACTGTAGAAAATAAAATCAGAAACCATAAAGATGAAGTGGGCTTCCCTCAGTTACCAGATAATGTTAGTGAGGAGGAACTTTCTAATTATCTTTTTGATTACCAAGCGGCTTTGGATAGTGAGGGTACAGAGCGGTCACGTTATACAATAGCGGGCTTCCTTTTGTGCTTACCGATATTGATAATGTCGGCATTTCCAGACGATTCGCTACCTTTTAAAGGAATACTGAATGTGTTGGCTGCTATCGGTGTCGGCTTGGTTCTCTTCCTTCTTTATAGGGTAATGATGAAAGTTTTAGTGCGTAATAAGATTCGTCGTGCTAATCAAGACTATCCAGAGGCGAAGGCTTATGTAGACCGAGTTATGGATTTTAAGTAAGTTTTGTTAATGATTTAGTTGTAGTATGGAATTACCTGATTTTCAAAAGTATAAAGATAAGTTTACCCAACAGGGTTTCTTTGATAAGATTCAACGTGTAGCAAAGCGTGCTGGTGCTAAGTTGGTATATGTGGCATTGATTTTGTATTATTTGATACAAAGTGATAAGGTGTCACTTAAGGATAAGGCTATTATCATTGGTGCATTGGGTTATCTAATCTCACCGCTTGATGCTGTGCCTGATGCTATTCCTATTGCAGGACTATCAGACGACCTTGGTGTTTTGCTTTACGTATTAAATAAGGTGTGGTCTTCTGTTGATGATGATATGAAAAAGCAGGCACGCGAAAAGCTGTCAAAGTGGTTTGATGATGATGAGATGGAGGTAGCAGAAGATATCTTTACGGAAGATACTACTAATACTCCAGTGTGAAAAGTAGAATAAGTAGGAAAAGATGTGGCAGTATGTTGTCTTAGCCATAGTGATTTTATCAGCTGTAGGCTATGTGGTTTATCGTACGTGGCAATCGTTTCGAGCAGCAAGTGATCCATGTCATGGATGCTCAGGTTGTACCATTCATAATCAGTTAAAGAAAAAGCAAAAATTGGAAGGTCGTAAGAAGCCCGCTTGTTTTAAATAGTTTCATTTAAGAAACCTATCAATAGGATTACTTGAACTTATCTTTTTGCTCGATGTCTGTGAAAGATTCTTGGTATCTTACATGAAGAAGATTTTACGTAATCTTTATTGAAAAAAGTTTCTGAATTGTTTGGTTAAACCGAAATAATTGATTATCTTTGCACTCGCAAATCGCAATTATGATTTGTAATAGAATGGTGCTTGGGCCGGGAGGTTAGGCAATGGTCTGCAAAACCATGTAGAGCGGTTCGATTCCGCTAGGCACCTCAAAAGACTCTCAGTATTGGGAGTCTTTTTTATTTCTATAACTTTGTCAGTACATCATTAGTTGCCCCCCATACAGTCCAATGTTTCGTCAGCGGTATGATGGTAATGGGTATAGAAAACAAAAGAGTTGTAATCAAATGATTATAACTCTTTTGTGGGTAGTGATGGATTCGAACCACCGAAGCTAGAAGCAGCAGATTTACAGTCTGCCCCATTTGGCCACTCTGGAAACTACCCAAGGTGGTGGGCGTTGACGGATTCGAACCGCCGACCCTCTGCTTGTAAGGCAGATGCTCTAAACCAGCTGAGCTAAACGCCCTTACTTTTCGTAAGCGGTTGCAAAAGTAGTCATTTTATTTTAATTGTGCAAACTTTATCATGGTTTTTTCTTCTTTTTTCTATTATATGACAAAGAAATGTTCTTTTAGAGTAGGTGCGGTATGGTGATATAAATAAAAACTCCCTATGAGTAGCTTTATGACTCATAGGGAGTTGCTTATTTAAAAGGCGTTGTTAGCTTCTCACAAAGTTCAGGATAAAGAGAACTGCTAATACAACGAGTGTCCAGTTCAGATCCTTCCACTGACGTGTAAACGTCTTCATGAATACATATGCAATGATTCCTAAGCAAATACCATCAGCGATAGAATAGCAAAGCGCCATTGTAATCATTGTGATGAAAGCAGGGAAAGACTCTGTAATATCCTGAAGATTGATTTTTTTTACAGAGTCAATCATCAGTACACCTACCATAACCAAAGCTCCACTTGTTGCAGCACTTGGGATAAGTAAGAAGATAGGGGAGAGGAAGAGGGATACAATGAAGAAAAGACCTACTGTAAATGCTGTTACACCAGATCTACCACCTTCTGCAATACCGCTTGCGCTCTCAACGTATGTTGTCAGCGTTGAACTACCTAACATAGCACCACAAGTTGTACCGATAGCATCACTCATCATGGCTTCCTTTACATGAGGGATGTTGCCATTTGGTTCAACTATACCTGTTTTATCAGCTAAGCCCATCAGGGTGCCGATAGTGTCACAGATGTTTATTAAGAGTAGAGAGAATATTACCAATACAGTCTTAAGATTCAGAAGACCTGAGAAGTCAAACTTACAGAAGATAGGAGTTATGTCCTGTGGTGCAGAAACTGGTAGCCATCCATTAGGAAAAACTGTTACGCCCATTGGTATACCTATAATTGTTGTGATGATGATACCCCAGAACAAAGAGCCTTTGACGTTTCTTGCCATGAGCGCACCACTGAGTAAGATAGCAATGATACCAAGAATACAGGTAGGTGTGAAGGCTCCTAAGCCAACGAGGGTTGCATCGTTATTAACGATAATGTTTGCATTCTTCAGACCGATAAAAGCAATGAACATACCAATACCAGCTGATATGGCATAGCGTAAATTTGTCGGAATGGCATTGAGAATCATCTCTCGCACGTTGAAAAAGGTAATTGCAATGAAGAGAACACCCTCAATGAGCATGATAGCAAGCGACTGCTGCCATGTAAACTTTAAAGATACGCAGAGTGTATAGGCAAAGAAGGCGTTAAGACCCATAGATGGAGCTTGTGCAAAAGGAAGCTTTGCCATAAATGCTAACAACAATGTAGCTATAGCTGCTGCCAGTGCTGTACCTGTGAAGAGTGCTCCCTTATCCATACCAGTACTTGCAAGAATACTTGGATTGACAGCTAAGATATAGCTCATAGTTAAGAATGTTGTTGCTCCTGCAATAATCTCAGTGCGGAGCTTCATAGATTTGGAATCAAATCCGAGGGCTTTTTCTAAGAAAGTCATCATTGTTTTAAGGTTTAAATACTCTTTAGTTTATATTGATGTTTTATTTATCCAATCATCAAGAATCATTCGTGCTATTGATAAAGGCTCAGGAATGGTTGGTAGATTGTCTTTGGTAAACCAGGCTCCTTTTGATAGTTCGCTTTGTTGTAGATGAATGTCCCCACCGTCATAATCGGCATTAAAGCCTACCATCAGACCACAAGGATAGGGCCAAGGTTGTGAACCAAAATAACGGATGTTCTTTATCTTGATTCCTGTTTCTTCTTTTACCTCACGATGTACAGCCTCTTCGAGTGTTTCACCAGTCTCAACAAAGCCCGCTACAAGTCCATAGAAATCGGTCTTGAAGTTACGAGCATGTACCAAAAGGACTTCGTCGCCTCGGTGTACAAGAACGATAACTGCTGT
Protein-coding regions in this window:
- a CDS encoding sigma-70 family RNA polymerase sigma factor; translation: MRQLKITKSITNRESASLDKYLQEIGHEEMISIEEEVELAQKIRNGDRKALERLTKANLRFVVSVAKQYQNQGLSLPDLINEGNVGLIKAAEKFDETRGFKFISYAVWWIRQSILQAIAEQSRIIRLPLNQVSSVNKINKILTQFEQENERRPSIDEIAQNTDIPEDKIVDAMKVNSRHVSVDAPFYDDEQSSLLDVIPNDNTPSTDKELVEESLREEIGRALQILEDREKVVIEAYFGINQREMTLEEIGSKYNLTRERVRQIKEKAIRRLRQLSNSKVLKAYLGQ
- a CDS encoding trypsin-like peptidase domain-containing protein; this encodes MKNLSKYLAGAACVTALAFSTGAFIKVYAAEAPVVAPGQPVDLTYASEKALPAVVHIKYVQNSKTQTVEVQDDPFGGFFDPFGFFGNPNQGNGSRRQQVQTPKKEATGSGVIISPDGYIVTNNHVVEGADELTVTLNDNREFSARIVGTDKQTDLALLKVNATNLPTLPIGDSDKLKVGEWVIAVGNPYNLNNTVTAGIVSAKSRGLGATRNGIESFIQTDAAINQGNSGGALVNTQGELVGINAMLYSQTGAYSGYGFAIPTSIMNKVVDDIKKYGSVQRVMLGIQGGDVLNFINAQKEEGKNVDLGTNAGVYVSEVSEEGNGAALGLTKGDVITKFDGQKVTRMSELQQALNSKRPGDKATVTFIRNKKEISKTITLKNAQGTTKVIEQADIDVLGGQFRPVQDALKKQLNINYGLEVLKVNNGALKAAGINRGFIIQNVNETMVKNIDDLQNIVKKASTSKDPVLYVQGIYPTGKKAYFAIPLAD
- a CDS encoding YkvA family protein; the encoded protein is MELPDFQKYKDKFTQQGFFDKIQRVAKRAGAKLVYVALILYYLIQSDKVSLKDKAIIIGALGYLISPLDAVPDAIPIAGLSDDLGVLLYVLNKVWSSVDDDMKKQAREKLSKWFDDDEMEVAEDIFTEDTTNTPV
- a CDS encoding FeoB-associated Cys-rich membrane protein; this encodes MWQYVVLAIVILSAVGYVVYRTWQSFRAASDPCHGCSGCTIHNQLKKKQKLEGRKKPACFK
- a CDS encoding NCS2 family permease; translation: MTFLEKALGFDSKSMKLRTEIIAGATTFLTMSYILAVNPSILASTGMDKGALFTGTALAAAIATLLLAFMAKLPFAQAPSMGLNAFFAYTLCVSLKFTWQQSLAIMLIEGVLFIAITFFNVREMILNAIPTNLRYAISAGIGMFIAFIGLKNANIIVNNDATLVGLGAFTPTCILGIIAILLSGALMARNVKGSLFWGIIITTIIGIPMGVTVFPNGWLPVSAPQDITPIFCKFDFSGLLNLKTVLVIFSLLLINICDTIGTLMGLADKTGIVEPNGNIPHVKEAMMSDAIGTTCGAMLGSSTLTTYVESASGIAEGGRSGVTAFTVGLFFIVSLFLSPIFLLIPSAATSGALVMVGVLMIDSVKKINLQDITESFPAFITMITMALCYSIADGICLGIIAYVFMKTFTRQWKDLNWTLVVLAVLFILNFVRS